The DNA region GTCAAAGACTTTCTggatataattattaaaatcaatATATGTTAGACATTTATCTTCTAATATAAAAGTTGGATAGTACTTaactaaaaatatcttaatGTTCACATCAAAAAGTTAAGAGAATAATATTATTTCCTTGGCTTTTAGTACTTTAATAACCATTTCTATCGTTTGCTTAAAataaactctttttatttttattttagttttattttagatttatatataacggttaaaaatatttaattttactatatttaatcaataaaaaataaattggataatattataacaaattttttattgaaaatttaaaacgaTATTATTATTGtgactaatttttttctatatcaATGATAACTAAATTGAAACGGAGGTACTATagttttttctaaaacaaaatatatttttttctttatatcatTGTTTGGACCTTTAGAcatatttgatcaaaaagaCATATTTCTcgtgtataattaatatataattgaatCTTATTACAATATCTTGTATCTCGACAAAATAAATATCGTATTAACACCAAAATGAGTTAAAGAAAAATgtcataatattaaattatatacatgaCAAAGTAAAGTATAATGCAATCAAAGTTATCCTTTTGTCATTTTTGTTTGCATTATGCACATGGCAACATGTACATGTGGATCCCCACATTAATCGAGTCTATCACTTTCCATGGAAAATGCACCTCTCTCAAAATAAAGCTTGATGTCAATTATTAAATTTGGACGTTGATTATTATCTAAATgtctatttataaaaatgaaatattaatatttctaaCCAGTTTTgggaattttatattttcagtatGCCAAATATATTCTAGAGATTGATTATTTTTCTGCCGggatttatttatgtttaattgtAAAATTCTATCATTTTCCGCATTTAAAATCTTTGACAAATCCAAATTAGTTGAGGATGAAGAGTTCGTGAAAAGCCCTTtgtcaaaacaaataaatgaagCGTTCGTGCAGCGATGTTAAATGTTTCGTGAGATACTGGAAATCATGACTTCAGTTCTTAGAGCATCAGTATCCATAGAGACTCcacaagtcttttttttttttgtcatttattAGATTAATTTGAGAAAACAAATGTTGAACTACAACAGATGGCAGGAAATACAGTCCCTCCAACGCCAAGAGCCGGCAAGGATCAAAGTCCTTCCAGAGACATAACCAAACAGAAAGAACACAATCCTACCGAACACAAAGCTTAATAAACAAAAAGGCATAAGATCAAACCAGAACCAAAGACCTAGACAAAGGAAGAGCTCAATCGCTTACTCACAGACAAATCAAAAGGCAAGAACACAACACCGAATAAGCACAATGAAAGGAGACAGGAGACCATTTCGACATTCTCATGCGAGAAACCAAGCAGATAAAACCAGAAACAGCTAGTACCCGGACCCGTCGCTGTAATTACCCTACAATTCCAACTAAAGTCTTGTCATTGGATCTTGTAACAGGCTCACTCTGCACCTTCAGCGCACCACCATCCCACGGCCAAGCTAAGAACAGCTTCCCGAAAACATCTTATTAATACAGCCGGAAATCGGAGACTCTACAAGTCCCttaaatctctctttttttttttttttttctggtcatAGTAATCTAAGGAACACTTTTATTTGTCCCTTATATAAGGGATTTTCCCCATTATTCTTCTTGGTCTTCTCCCCTTTCTCCTTAAGGGATGATTTAAGGGCCTAGGAATATTGGTGCTCTTACGTGCCTTCAgagttcttttctttttgtggcAACCAACGTGCCTTAATAATTCACTAAATGTAATGTATTTCGTAACTGAAAAGTTAGGAAAGCTTTTTTTCTGTCAACTGAAAAGTTAGGAAACATTACGCAGATTTCATACATCAAAGTTTTACTATTTGGAAAGAAAAGTAATTAGGTTCTACTATTATTAAActagtttaattatattttagttaaaatttaactGACGAAATCCAATATACTTATCGAAGATAGCAACCATCCTTTTTAAGTATCTCGGTTTCCCTCTCTCTCAAATTAGATAtgataaaaattgtaaatatttatagtataccTTTTTATCAACTATTTATAGTATACCAATGTCAAATGTTTATTAGTTGGTGTCCCTATATTTACCAAAAGTTACTGAAAACCAGGTCAATGCATTCTGTATACGActtactaggtgatttttccgtgctcatgcacggatacaaatatttataaattaaatatgttacaatagttgattgttatttaattttaattttgaattaatttataatttgtatgcataatttatactaataatattatattattttaatcagacatatgattttaaattggGCAATTGTCCAAAATAGCACCtttaaagtttttatcacaaaaatgaCACCAATGagaaaaagtcacaaaatagcattcaTTAAAGGGTAAAATGTCTCTAATACCCttattttagaattaattaaacaaagagaaaaaataaaaaaaaaagatacgcctctctctctcacgtGAAGCGACGGTGGCGACAGCTCTCCGATTTCGATCGCCATCAGCTTCAATCTCGTCGAATCTACCGCCTCGAACATCAGGTATCAACTTCCGAACATCACTCTCTATTTGAAATCCGTATGGATTGGGATTACTGAAAAGGCAAAATTGAGTTGCAGGAGGTGAATGGCTCTGCTGCGAAAGATGGTAGAGCTCTGCCACAAGGGGGATTCACTTGTTGTTTAGCCATGGATGGTCTTAAGGTTCTTGCTTCTGGGTTTCAGATCGATGAAAAGGTACTTCACTTCGTCTTCTCTTTGTTAGTATAATAGATATCGTTTGTAGTTTATTAGGATCCGTTATTCCCCTTTTGTATAGTGTCCATGGGAATGGTTGTGAGTTTTGACTCTATGTTGCCTCAGCGATCTTAGGTAACCTTTTGTTCTGTCTATGGAACTATCTTTTCACACTTTGAATGGCAACTAAGAAGCATGGATATTATTACTAAAGTTCATATCTTTTTAGAGAAATATTTTCTAGTTACTGGGAAGGACTCATCCCCCTTCTAACTGGTTGAttgcaattatattttcaaGGTCAAGATAGAGAAGCTAGTTCCTTCCATGGAGGGAGTTTTGGTTTCCAGAACTTCTTCAGATGTCAACTTCGTCATTGTCAAGAACGTCCTGGCTGCTAAGTACAAGGTCTGTTGCTCAAAGATTGCCAATCAATATTCTTTTTAGCTTCTAAATGTTCACTTCACACATCTGTAGATTATCATCGTTGGCTACcggtttattttttatttttgcttaatGAACATTCCAACACTGCTGTTTTTCTTCATGCATCTCAAAAGATTAATCAGTTATGTTAGGTAAACTATAAGTATTTCTCTGTTCAATTATATCCGCTCCAATAAACACTAGGatgtatattaaattttctgGCAGTACATAGGTGATTTCCTTAGAACGGAGGCTTTCGAGCGGGAGGAAAGATTTACTATGCAGTATGCAGCTCTAGTGAAACATCTCTCCTTTTCCCAGAAATTGTTTTGGATCAGTCTTTTGCCTCTGATGACTAATGGTATCTACTATATCCTGAAGGAAGTTGTTCAAAACCAGCTATTCTTGTTTCATCATGACAGCTAAAGATaccttattcttttttttaacttgcAGTGGGCCCTGTATGTTCGGAAGAAGCCAGTTGTTGCACTGAGTTGGTTACATCAGTGTTGGAATGAGCATCGTGTGATGACAGCTTTTAAGAATTCCACAAATTCACCGAGTCAGTGATGACAGCTTTTAAGAACTGAAGTGAAAAACACCTGGGGGAGGGGGACGAGGATAAGCAAGAATAGTGATCAGTGAAAGAGGTTTCTGTGGGGTGGGGGAGTTCGTTCAAACAAAGCTCACAAG from Raphanus sativus cultivar WK10039 chromosome 8, ASM80110v3, whole genome shotgun sequence includes:
- the LOC108838608 gene encoding uncharacterized protein LOC108838608, producing the protein MDGLKVLASGFQIDEKVKIEKLVPSMEGVLVSRTSSDVNFVIVKNVLAAKYKYIGDFLRTEAFEREERFTMQYAALVKHLSFSQKLFWISLLPLMTNVGPVCSEEASCCTELVTSVLE